A genomic region of Cannabis sativa cultivar Pink pepper isolate KNU-18-1 chromosome 1, ASM2916894v1, whole genome shotgun sequence contains the following coding sequences:
- the LOC115705454 gene encoding uncharacterized protein LOC115705454 yields MEALIASYGDESSESDSEPATPCQPPPSSTPPTPEFTPLPPPPVSLLIPPNSFGGLDFSPGEQSGRVRTFPHIEGNYALHVFIPVYIPSTPKKELALFLKKLSRLVPGLYVVDVDIPLDIITKDDNKLEQVALGREFHISLGRTVPIRVHQIDSVVTMLRQKLQFQRRYWIDFSKWEVFLNDDRTRTFLSMEVTTTGLAEITKQIQAVNEVYKLHNLPEFYKDPRPHISVAWASGDINHSLRSAVQEERRGMVGASLHKCIFTSKFGGIECRIGNKEYKICKVLDK; encoded by the exons ATGGAGGCTTTGATAGCCTCTTATGGAGACGAATCCTCCGAATCCGACTCCGAGCCCGCAACCCCATGTCAGCCTCCACCATCTTCTACTCCCCCGACACCGGAATTTACTCCTCTTCCTCCACCTCCGGTTTCTCTCCTTATTCCTCCTAATTCATTCG GGGGTCTGGATTTTTCTCCTGGAGAACAATCCGGCAGAGTTAGAACATTCCCTCATATCGAAGGGAATTACGCTTTACATGTCTTTATCCCAG TTTACATACCATCTACTCCAAAAAAGGAGCTAGCTTTGTTCTTGAAGAAACTGTCTCGTCTCGTGCCTGGTCTTTACGTTGTCGACGTTGATATCCCACTTGACATTATTACCAAAGATGATAATAAGCTCGAACAAGTTGCTTTAGGGAGGGAATTTCATATAAGCTTGGGTAGGACTGTTCCAATCCGAGTTCACCAGATTGACTCAGTTGTGACTATGCTTCGTCAGAAGCTTCAGTTTCAAAGGAG GTATTGGATTGATTTTAGTAAATGGGAGGTTTTCCTCAATGATGATCGTACTCGAACCTTTTTGTCAATGGAAGTTACTACAACTGGATTAGCTGAG ATAACAAAACAGATTCAAGCTGTTAATGAGGTTTATAAGCTTCATAATCTACCTGAATTTTATAAG GATCCACGTCCTCACATATCCGTTGCTTGGGCATCTGGTGACATCAACCATTCCTTGAGGAGTGCTGTTCAAGAAGAACGAAGAGGCATGGTTGGGGCCTCTTTGCATAAATGCATTTTTACTAGTAAATTCGGTGGTATTGAGTGTAGAATTGGTAATAAGGAGTATAAGATATGTAAAGTTTTAGATAAGTGA